In Betta splendens chromosome 1, fBetSpl5.4, whole genome shotgun sequence, the genomic stretch CTATAGCGCTTTCTGCTGTTACCTCCACGGCTCATTGGCTTCTTGGCCCAAACTCAACGCGCGCGCACCAGACGGCTGCTCGGTGCCGGGAGGTTTTCCCGTGAGAAAACAGTGGGAACGGCAGCATGTTACTGAGTCGTCACATTCCCCCTGGAGAAGCAGAGCAATGCAAGGCGTCTCGAGAAATGCCAAgcacacagaccccccccccccacacacacacacacactccactccCTCACCGCTGTGACTGTCACCATAACCAGTGATTCAGACTATTCATCGCATAAATTCATCAGCTGCATAAAGCGACAATGCTTCCACCCTATGAGGTTGGACGCTCACACACCTGGACCTGTCAGGCTGTGTTGGAGCCTTTTGGCTACTTGGTTTATACAGTATCACTTTCTGCCTTTCTGAAATGGGCTGCAGCAAACCTGGACCACGTCTGTGTGTCAATAAATCAGCACATCAACAGTTACAGCTTCAGGCATAAAACTGTTACACACACCCCGATTACAGCTGTTGTCATAACTTTAAACAAAAGCACTAAAACTTATTGACTTCTACAGTATCTGCTGTGTAACCTATTAGCACACTCTACACAACATTACGCTACACTGAAAAGTGACTTATTACACTGTTCAAACAGAATGTAATAGACTGCAGGCTACACCTCATACCAGTAAAGCTTCCATTTTAAATAAACCCGTATTGCTTAGAATGACAGAGTGCTTCAATAGGTCTTGTGTTCAGTCTTTACAGGAGATTCTCTGCTTCATATCTAACACAGAGCCTCCAGGTGGATGTGGAACAGCTGCATTCTCACCATAAACAGGAGCGCGGCTGCAGCGTCTGACCCGAGTCCTGTCATCACGCCAGAGGAAGTCTGCTCCGCTCATGTGTTATTTGACCTGATGTGCTCCTTCACCACGTGAAGTATTAACAGAGCAGCGCAGTCTCGGAGTGTCTCCCATTATCCGCCTGCCGTCACCTGCCTCTTCTCAAGCGGCCTGACACGAGGACGTCGCGTCTGTCCACACGCCGACCCCTCACAGACCTACACACATTCCTCTGTCTTAGGCTACAACCTTCGGGACCTTTATTTCCCCACTGCGAGCAGCACACTTTCTCTCTCACCTTTTTTTAAAGAGCACTCATGGAGTCAAGCACATGACTTCCttaagtgccttgctcaagagCAACACAACAACTTTATCCCTTGAGGAAAGAAACACACTTTTCACAAAAGGTTACCGTGGTTACCATGCGTGAACATGCTGCCTACCCTCCTTCCAGTACTACACACACAATGGCAGGCAAAAACATTCCAGGTGAGTTAGGTCTGTGACCCTTTTCACTCAAACACACCCAAAGGTTATCTGTCTCAGCTCTGACATGCagctgtgtctgcgtgtgtgcgtgtgtgtgtgtgcatttttgcACAAACATACAGGTTTATTTGACCAGCAAGGACGGACAAGCAGGCTCCGAGGTCAGGGTcatccactgtgtgtgtctTATCAGATCTGATGTCCACAAAGACATAAAGTGTAAACACTGAGTTAAGCTGTTTACTCTCTTCCATAGATTCTCCATTAGAGCTCACTGTGATCATGTACCACGTACTTTATCACAAGGGCAGAGCGGGTAAAAGAGACAGGATGTATTTAGAAAGGCTGGAGTCTTACTTAAACAACTCAGCCTGGCTCATCCCCATCTCAAATATATGGTGTTCATTTATCCGAAGCACGTTACAACTCCTGCAAACCAGAGGCTGTTGTGTCAGAAAAATATGAGATTTACTTTACAATACTTCTAAAGTATTGGCTTTTACAAGTGTATTGGTCGCAAGTGTATTAACGCTAACAGCTAGCCAGACAGTTCAACTGGGCAACTAATCAGATGTGTTACTTTGAGTTTAACTGCAAATCATTCCCTTTCTGAAAGACAAAGGTTTTTCAGGTGGAACCTCAGAGAAGGAATTAAGCCCCCACACAGTTCTGTACTGTGGCTGCCAGACACCCTGCTAGTATGTACAGTCAATCTGTGCATTTTGACTATTCAGCAACTAAGTGTTCACAGTTTGATAACAACAATAGTGAAAATCAAACTTTGGTTTTCTTACCGTAACTGCTGCTTCCTACAAAGTGCTGTGGCCAGACTTACAGTAAGGCCGACCACCACTCTGACCCAGGAAACACTAGCAGACACTTTGTGGGGAAAAGCCTGTTTACCTTTTAGCAGGAAAAACTCCACGTGCTGTGAGGTAAAATAAACTTTTTGTATGTGTTTACGTATCACAACTGTGCTCTCTTAAAAAGGTTATTGTTCTTTAGATTTCATAAGAAACCCAAGGAAAGGAAAATAAACGTGCAGATTCAGTGTTTATAGATTTGCAGCAGATGTGTGACTGTATCCAATTGTGAATAGTTGCATCAGAGAAGACTGTGAAGAAATCAGTGTCAGTATTCTGGTCATGAGCCGCACCCACTGTTTAGAAGTTAAAATGTCTGTGATGAGACACTGACTCCCATTACTTTGTCAACACAAAGCACAGGTTAGCAAACCCCCATTTCATAAGTTTTATTCTATCAGTGGTCAACTGTAAAAATCAGCAAATCTACAGAAAAAACTTTGTTGATCCCAGCAATGGGATCTACAGACGTGTCCTGTGAAGAAAGCGCTTCAGTTCAGTTCTGATTTCCTTCCACTCTAAAACAGGCCACAGCCACTTCTGCCTAATCAGATATGCTCAGATTTCTATAAAATATGGGGATATAGTTGCAGAGATCAATACTGGTACTGTATCTAAGCAACCGCATAGTTTTGCTTAGCTGGATTATATATTAAGGCGGGATTCCATCTAaacatacatgtacagcagACAAACCTTTATCCAAAAATCACATTGACTTTGCTGTTAATTTGTTCCACATAGTTTGCATAGTTTTTGTTTTCCCAGGTCTTAGGCCAAAATAAgtctaattatttttatttaacatcCAGTGTCTTGTTTctcaataaaaacatatatatatatatatacatacatacacacaatgTAACCTTCGCTTGGTAATTTGGTAATTTTCCCGTCGCGGGTCAATAAAGGTATTCAATTCTATTGTCCTTGTCCGGTTTGTACCTGCCTATCCCTTAGGTTGAGTTTAATAAGTAATCCACATTCCTTTGCCTTTTGAAGTTTCAGGGCTAATTTTGCCCCCATCGCTGAGCAGTCAGTTGAAATGGAAGTAATCTATTCCTTCTTTCAACTGCAAAGAGTTGAGGTTTTGCTCCAGAACGCCTCCTGTCATGTCCTACgggaaaaaagaaagacatGAGTACAAAGGGAACAGGAAACACACTAAGAGGCCAACACCACAGCAAAACATTATAAATgtgaacatttgtctgttttccttgtgtttaattgtttaatgTTCAAATGTTTGAAATCTGGGTGAACCGACGAGAGGAATGTCAGAGAGAAGAAGGAACAAGCATGACTGAGTCCAGGTCTCCTTGTGATTACAATTCCCATAATTGAGCAATTAGCAGCCTGCAGCTAGGTGGAGCTAGTCTAGATTTGATGTATGAATTTGGTCTGATGATTAGAAGTTAGTGACTTTTCTGGCAGACTATGTGTATGTTATTctataataatagaaaaaacaGTTTGTACTTTGAGAGCAGAGTTGTGAGACCAGAACAAGGATTTCATAGTACAAATATACTGCAACCTGCACATAACATGTGTAAACTAAAATGTGGCAAAACATCAGGTTCCTGTCTCTACCCATTTCCTGACCGtctcctgtgtgcgtgtgtgtctgttatgtCCTTTGCCGGGCACACGCCCTCAATCATTATGTTGTTAACTCAGATTACAGACCTGTGGGACAGAGGGTCAGGAACAGCaaacatacaacacaaacacgctttCTGCTCACCAGTTTaacacagatgatgaagggcGCCGCGGCGTCTTTATAGTGAACGACTGGGATCTTTGGCTTAGGTCTCTCCTGATGGAGCGTGAACAGAAAGAGAGATACACAAGCCACAACGTCGCTGTTGATCACAGCATGACTGGCCATCCTTCAACACCAACATATGGCAGGGTGATCTCACCTCGGAGTCCTCGTAGGTATAAAAGCCTTTCTGGATCTTGTTCTCGTCCACATCACAGAAAGCTTTGACCTGAAAAATAGAATCGGTAGGTGAATGCATGAGGCCAGAAACTCACTCCCAGTAggaaaaaaatgagaaatatACCAAAAGTCTGTACCAAAAGAAGACTTCACCAATTCTGCTTTACAGGTTAAATTTGAGGTGTTTTTCAGCCATTAAAACAAGTCTAGTTGCCACTGAGGAGCACCTTCTGGATCTTCAGGACAAAGTGATCACGAGATGATATCATTACACTAGTGTGCAGGACTATGCATTGATTCAATTACACATTAATAGTGTgacaaaaattaataaattaataattatataaattattaattatacaaATTGTAAAAAGGTCACGTTCAGTGTAATGATAACCCACATCTACAACTACTGATAACATACTTTCTTCTGATTGGTTGGGCTCAAGCACCGGTACAGCTTACGACCCTGTTTCCCAGCATTCCATATGGTGAAGCTTTCCCATTGGCTGAGGACTCTCTCCTGAAGGAAATCTACACGCAGTTTCCAAATAGTGTCCCTGTAAACAGAGCATGTAAGCAAAAAATAACAGGTTTACCTTTTACCAAGGTTAATAGAACCTTGATAGGTTAAAGTCAAAGGTCCAGTGTCtgttgtggtgctgcaagcacCCTGACTGATGTGCACAGCTGACCACAGCACTCGGTGCACACACTCAAAACATGTCTTCATGCTCTCGTCATGCTCTTAACCCTGTTTTCCTCCCACACACTCAGAAGCAGGCACTGATGACCTtcagacacacgcacaggaAACACCACGCTCATCTCCTGATGTGAGCATCTCACTGTGTCTCAAACTAGGACTCACATGCCAAACAAACCCGAACGCCTCACCAGGAAGGGAGCATGGGTGGTCGTCAGTTTGTTTCTCTATGCGTTCTGCTTACCGTCTTCATTTCCCAGACACGGCAGCAACATGGCTGAGATTTGCCATAAACTATTCGCATTAAAACACAATATAGCTTTCATTCCTTGATCAAAAAACACACCCTGTtttagacacatacagtatacacaacGGTGATCAAACATGTACACATCATGCAGGCATACCCACATTTATAAACACAGCCCTTCCATGTTAAGAAGTATCTCGTGTCAGTTGCTTTTTGGCACCATCTCAACCTTGTAAAAAGACACTTCTcacctcacatactgtatagggCATctataattgtgtgtgtgtgtgtgtgtgtgtgtgtgtgtgtgtgtgtgtgtgtgtgtgtgtgtgtgtgtgtgtgtgtgtgtgtgtgtgtgtgtgtgtgtgtgtgtgtgcatgcgtgtgtcagACAGAAAGATGATCATGGTTTCGCTTGACAAAAAAGAGGAAGTGGTAGGCGGTGGATGGGAATGGGTGACAAGAAGTGGAAAGTAGGCGAGGCGAACTTGAAATAGGCTTTCCAAAAATAGACAGATGATAGATGAagatggacagaaggatgctcaCTGATGGACCGTGTAAGCACAGGCAGATATAggagaggtacagtatgatGGGTAAACTGAAATGGAAGATGAAGTCGTTGAAGGGGGAAGTCATCGCTCTTTTTACTCTGTGAGGTCCAAAGAGACACACCTTCAGACTTCACAAGACCAGGTTGAAGCACAAGCACCAGCAagaatgacacacacaccaagatTTCTGTTCACAAGATCTCATTCATAGAGGAGGAAACGGGTAAATGTCCGATCCACTCACTAAGAAAGTGATGGAAACCATTTAGAAAATGTCAagaatatgaaaacacacagctgcatgtgtgtgtttaatattgtGAGAGTATACGGCGCATGGGATGCCAGCGGGCAGCTGTGAGTAGGTGGGGGATCAACACTGTGCTCAAGAACATGTGTGAGTGGAGCAGAGTGGGAACGGGAGGAGACTGACTCAGTCACAGAATGCGTGGCGGCCTTCTCATGGTAACGATAGACCAGCAAGCACTGGTCCACTCTGAACAGGCCCCCTCCCTGACGGAGACTCTGGTAGAAGAAGAGTAGATCCTCTGGAACACCCTGGAGAGCAGGCAGTACTTTATGAAGCTGAACTGACCAGCAAATGCATGAAGCGAATGTAAAAGTAAAGGAGACACAGAGTGAGAGGGTTTCAGGTGAGAAGTCTCACCTTGCCTCCCTCATCAAACGGTCCGACCTCAGAGAACCAGCTTCTCGAACAGAACCATGTTGGCATGACGATTGTGGGGCCATGAGAGGTGTACACCTggcacacaaaaaacacacaaattatATTATCATCAAATGTGGACATTCTGTGTTCAGTTTGTTCGT encodes the following:
- the b3gntl1 gene encoding UDP-GlcNAc:betaGal beta-1,3-N-acetylglucosaminyltransferase-like protein 1 isoform X2, which encodes MNPPKRLRIADNEADARTGGKEGDAVDVSIIIPVYNATCWLDECLQGVSLQDFTGSMELSVFDDASTDDSRDVVESWRERLEARGISVVISGHHSAKPRGVGYAKNMAISQSCGKYMCFQDADDVMLPQRVRQQYEASLLHPDSVYTSHGPTIVMPTWFCSRSWFSEVGPFDEGGKGVPEDLLFFYQSLRQGGGLFRVDQCLLVYRYHEKAATHSVTEDTIWKLRVDFLQERVLSQWESFTIWNAGKQGRKLYRCLSPTNQKKVKAFCDVDENKIQKGFYTYEDSEERPKPKIPVVHYKDAAAPFIICVKLDMTGGVLEQNLNSLQLKEGIDYFHFN
- the b3gntl1 gene encoding UDP-GlcNAc:betaGal beta-1,3-N-acetylglucosaminyltransferase-like protein 1 isoform X1, with the translated sequence MNPPKRLRIADNEADARTGGKEGDAVDVSIIIPVYNATCWLDECLQGVSLQDFTGSMELSVFDDASTDDSRDVVESWRERLEARGISVVISGHHSAKPRGVGYAKNMAISQSCGKYMCFQDADDVMLPQRVRQQYEASLLHPDSVIGCRVQRLPEGSTERYTRWINTISQDQLITQVYTSHGPTIVMPTWFCSRSWFSEVGPFDEGGKGVPEDLLFFYQSLRQGGGLFRVDQCLLVYRYHEKAATHSVTEDTIWKLRVDFLQERVLSQWESFTIWNAGKQGRKLYRCLSPTNQKKVKAFCDVDENKIQKGFYTYEDSEERPKPKIPVVHYKDAAAPFIICVKLDMTGGVLEQNLNSLQLKEGIDYFHFN
- the b3gntl1 gene encoding UDP-GlcNAc:betaGal beta-1,3-N-acetylglucosaminyltransferase-like protein 1 isoform X3, with product MNPPKRLRIADNEADARTGGKEGDAVDVDDSRDVVESWRERLEARGISVVISGHHSAKPRGVGYAKNMAISQSCGKYMCFQDADDVMLPQRVRQQYEASLLHPDSVIGCRVQRLPEGSTERYTRWINTISQDQLITQVYTSHGPTIVMPTWFCSRSWFSEVGPFDEGGKGVPEDLLFFYQSLRQGGGLFRVDQCLLVYRYHEKAATHSVTEDTIWKLRVDFLQERVLSQWESFTIWNAGKQGRKLYRCLSPTNQKKVKAFCDVDENKIQKGFYTYEDSEERPKPKIPVVHYKDAAAPFIICVKLDMTGGVLEQNLNSLQLKEGIDYFHFN
- the b3gntl1 gene encoding UDP-GlcNAc:betaGal beta-1,3-N-acetylglucosaminyltransferase-like protein 1 isoform X4, yielding MPTWFCSRSWFSEVGPFDEGGKGVPEDLLFFYQSLRQGGGLFRVDQCLLVYRYHEKAATHSVTEDTIWKLRVDFLQERVLSQWESFTIWNAGKQGRKLYRCLSPTNQKKVKAFCDVDENKIQKGFYTYEDSEERPKPKIPVVHYKDAAAPFIICVKLDMTGGVLEQNLNSLQLKEGIDYFHFN